One region of Natronorubrum aibiense genomic DNA includes:
- a CDS encoding universal stress protein, producing the protein MAILVAYDGSAPARKAVEHAFETYPDEEIILLRVVEAAEGSTGAGIELLKDMFREREEKISERFGDEVSDIVSTDDVDFRTETAVGQPAREVIEFADENDEVEHIIIGSHGRDGVSRVLLGSVAETIVRRSPVPVTVVR; encoded by the coding sequence ATGGCAATCCTCGTAGCGTACGACGGTTCAGCGCCCGCACGCAAGGCAGTGGAACATGCCTTTGAAACATACCCCGACGAGGAGATCATCCTGCTGCGTGTCGTCGAAGCAGCGGAGGGCTCGACGGGAGCGGGAATCGAACTCCTGAAAGACATGTTCCGAGAGCGCGAGGAAAAGATCTCCGAGAGATTCGGCGACGAAGTCTCAGACATCGTCAGCACTGATGACGTCGACTTCCGCACGGAAACGGCCGTTGGCCAACCCGCTCGAGAAGTCATCGAATTTGCGGACGAGAACGACGAGGTCGAGCACATCATCATCGGCAGTCACGGGCGGGACGGCGTCTCGCGGGTGTTACTCGGCAGTGTCGCCGAAACCATCGTCCGACGGTCTCCTGTCCCCGTGACCGTGGTCCGGTAA
- a CDS encoding SDR family oxidoreductase: MSPMLTDDVAVVTGGSSGNGRAIARRFAEEGADIVVADIQESPREGGEPTHELIEAETDANATFVECDVTNVDDLESAVEAAEEFGGVTVMVNNAGIFHGEEFLEVDEDDFGRMMDINVKGVFFGAQAAAKRMVEADGGRIINLSSVAGLEGSGEFVTYCGTKGAVRLLTYAMAAKLGPDGVRVNAIHPGLIETTMTTDDFPIMGTDAEEDFLQAIPSRRAGQPEDVADAALYLASDLSDYVTGESLVVDGGMTNSQ, from the coding sequence ATGTCTCCAATGCTCACAGATGACGTTGCGGTCGTGACAGGTGGCTCAAGCGGGAACGGGCGTGCGATCGCTCGTCGGTTCGCCGAGGAAGGGGCCGACATCGTCGTCGCGGATATTCAGGAGTCGCCTCGAGAGGGTGGTGAGCCGACCCACGAACTGATCGAGGCGGAAACGGACGCGAACGCGACGTTCGTCGAGTGCGACGTCACGAACGTCGACGACCTCGAGTCGGCGGTCGAGGCCGCCGAGGAGTTCGGCGGCGTCACCGTAATGGTCAACAACGCGGGGATCTTCCACGGGGAGGAGTTCCTCGAGGTCGACGAAGACGACTTCGGTCGGATGATGGATATCAACGTCAAAGGCGTCTTCTTCGGCGCGCAAGCGGCGGCAAAGCGAATGGTCGAGGCCGACGGCGGCCGGATCATCAATCTCTCGTCGGTCGCCGGCCTCGAGGGATCGGGCGAGTTCGTCACCTACTGTGGGACGAAGGGTGCGGTGCGACTGCTCACGTACGCAATGGCGGCGAAGCTGGGGCCCGACGGCGTTCGGGTGAACGCGATCCACCCCGGCCTGATCGAAACGACAATGACAACCGACGACTTCCCGATCATGGGCACCGACGCCGAGGAGGACTTCTTGCAGGCGATCCCATCGCGACGCGCGGGCCAGCCCGAAGACGTCGCGGACGCGGCGTTGTATCTCGCGAGTGATCTCTCGGACTACGTGACCGGTGAATCGCTCGTCGTCGACGGTGGAATGACGAACTCGCAGTAA
- a CDS encoding alpha/beta hydrolase codes for MSADAGVDGPHQSQPLVTGGTPLEDASAAIVLTHGRGATAQGMLQLADEFHHGGVALLAPQAAGKTWYPNSFLAPVEANEPGRTSGLQAIADAIDEADSAGIPADRLMLVGFSQGACLASEFVARSPQRYGGLAALSGGLIGEALDDEYPGDLEETPVFLGCSDVDPHIPEERVHETADAFESMHADVTKRLYEGMGHGVNEDELEFVSGMVAALLED; via the coding sequence ATGAGCGCCGACGCCGGCGTCGACGGGCCCCACCAGAGCCAGCCCCTCGTCACCGGCGGCACGCCCCTCGAGGACGCCTCGGCTGCGATCGTGCTCACCCACGGCCGCGGGGCGACCGCACAGGGGATGCTCCAACTCGCGGACGAGTTCCACCACGGCGGCGTCGCCCTGCTCGCGCCGCAGGCTGCCGGAAAGACGTGGTACCCGAACTCGTTTCTCGCACCCGTCGAAGCGAACGAACCCGGCCGAACGTCGGGACTGCAGGCGATCGCGGATGCGATCGACGAGGCCGACAGTGCGGGGATTCCGGCCGACCGGCTCATGCTGGTCGGCTTCTCGCAGGGGGCGTGTCTCGCGAGCGAGTTCGTCGCTCGCAGCCCGCAACGCTACGGCGGACTCGCCGCCTTGAGCGGCGGCCTCATCGGCGAGGCCCTCGACGACGAGTATCCTGGCGACCTCGAGGAGACCCCCGTGTTCCTCGGCTGTAGCGATGTCGACCCGCACATCCCCGAAGAACGCGTTCACGAGACGGCCGACGCCTTCGAATCGATGCACGCCGACGTCACCAAACGGCTCTACGAAGGGATGGGCCACGGCGTCAACGAGGACGAACTCGAGTTCGTCTCGGGGATGGTTGCGGCCCTCCTCGAGGATTGA
- a CDS encoding threonine aldolase family protein: protein MIDLRSDTVTTPDESMREAARTADVGDDVYGEDPTVNDLEARAAEAVGMDAALYVPSGTMGNQIAARVHTERGQELLADRKSHVVKYELGGLAQHAGLQLRTFEATRGVPSPEQVAAEYVAADLHRPGTGLLWLENTHNARGGLAVAPDRITGAADAAHERDVPVHLDGARLFNAATALDVPATDLTDPIDSVMFCLSKGLGAPVGSMLAGSEPFIERARRTRKLFGGGMRQAGLIAAPGLCALENVSELEVDHEHARLLADRLAGIDGIDVQPPETNIVLVDLTDTGLESETVLERLSERDVAVSALDATTIRLCTHRDLSRTDLEDALDALTAVFDAA, encoded by the coding sequence ATGATCGATCTCCGCTCGGATACGGTCACGACACCAGACGAATCGATGCGCGAGGCTGCTCGTACGGCCGACGTGGGCGACGATGTCTACGGCGAAGACCCGACGGTGAACGACCTCGAGGCACGGGCCGCGGAGGCGGTAGGGATGGATGCTGCCCTGTACGTGCCGTCGGGGACGATGGGAAATCAGATCGCGGCGCGCGTCCACACCGAACGAGGACAGGAACTGCTCGCGGATCGCAAGAGCCACGTCGTCAAGTACGAACTCGGTGGTCTCGCCCAGCACGCCGGCCTGCAGCTTCGGACGTTCGAGGCAACGCGCGGCGTTCCGTCGCCGGAACAGGTCGCCGCCGAGTACGTCGCGGCGGATCTCCATCGGCCCGGGACCGGACTGCTCTGGCTCGAGAACACGCACAACGCCCGCGGTGGGCTCGCGGTCGCCCCCGATCGGATCACCGGCGCAGCCGACGCCGCTCACGAGCGCGACGTGCCGGTCCACCTCGATGGGGCGCGGCTGTTCAACGCCGCGACGGCACTCGATGTCCCTGCGACCGACCTCACTGATCCCATCGACTCGGTGATGTTCTGTCTGTCGAAGGGACTCGGCGCGCCGGTTGGCTCGATGCTCGCCGGCAGCGAGCCGTTCATCGAACGTGCTCGACGCACGCGAAAACTGTTCGGCGGCGGGATGCGACAGGCCGGACTCATCGCGGCTCCCGGATTGTGCGCCCTCGAGAACGTCTCAGAACTTGAGGTGGATCACGAACACGCGCGCCTGCTCGCGGACAGATTGGCCGGTATCGACGGCATCGACGTCCAGCCACCGGAGACGAATATCGTCCTCGTCGACCTCACTGACACGGGACTCGAGTCCGAGACCGTCCTCGAGCGGCTTTCTGAACGTGACGTGGCTGTGTCCGCGCTCGATGCGACGACGATCCGGCTCTGTACACACCGGGATCTCTCGCGAACTGATCTCGAGGACGCACTCGACGCTCTCACCGCTGTGTTCGACGCGGCCTAA
- a CDS encoding NAD(P)/FAD-dependent oxidoreductase, which yields MSDTDDSTDADGSTQMPSVIVAGGGPAGLSAALFTAKNGLETTVFDTDETWMHKAHLFNYLGIGSVGGSEFMATARQQVDDFGVDRRQDEPVTAVSESGDGFIVETDEGEYEADYVVLATGANRELADDLGCEFTDTDVVDVDVDMETSVDGVYATGAMVRPEEWQAAIAVGDGAAAALNILSSIKGEYYHDFDVPADAERVFGDLVAE from the coding sequence ATGTCCGACACCGATGATTCGACTGACGCCGATGGCTCGACGCAAATGCCTTCTGTAATCGTCGCCGGCGGCGGCCCAGCCGGCCTGAGCGCCGCCCTCTTTACCGCGAAAAACGGCCTCGAGACGACGGTCTTCGATACCGACGAAACGTGGATGCACAAGGCTCACCTGTTCAACTATCTCGGCATCGGCTCCGTCGGCGGCAGCGAGTTCATGGCCACGGCGCGCCAGCAGGTCGACGACTTCGGCGTCGACCGCCGGCAAGACGAACCCGTAACCGCCGTCAGCGAGTCCGGGGACGGCTTCATCGTCGAGACCGACGAAGGCGAGTACGAGGCCGATTACGTCGTCCTCGCGACGGGTGCCAATCGCGAGTTGGCCGACGACCTCGGCTGTGAGTTCACCGATACGGACGTCGTCGACGTCGACGTCGACATGGAGACGAGCGTCGACGGCGTCTACGCGACCGGCGCGATGGTCCGTCCCGAGGAGTGGCAGGCCGCCATCGCCGTCGGCGACGGTGCGGCCGCAGCGCTTAACATCCTCTCGAGCATCAAAGGCGAGTACTACCACGACTTCGACGTTCCCGCGGACGCCGAGCGCGTTTTCGGCGACCTCGTTGCGGAGTAA
- a CDS encoding DUF7859 family protein, translating into MLGFLPDDPVIIAVVVILLSLVFFSYLLIRRTILEFRDGMR; encoded by the coding sequence ATGCTCGGCTTCCTGCCCGACGATCCCGTCATCATCGCGGTCGTGGTGATCCTCCTGTCGCTGGTCTTCTTCTCGTACCTGCTGATCCGCCGAACGATCCTCGAGTTCCGCGATGGGATGCGCTGA
- a CDS encoding VOC family protein — translation MSNDTPNPVTPELPDSPVHTTGTDHITIWGSNEAETIEFYRDLLGMPLVLRQPNLDDPSQTHLFFDTGDGRILTFFVSDDRPSARGQRPGVGAVHHLCFSVDPDEYEDTMQALEDAGHGYNVFDRGIFHSIYTRDNNGLVIELSTDKYEIPDDRRGEILAKAQELREDDGADYAKDEHLRGAIEALGLEVVEHDLPEASAGVGGVE, via the coding sequence ATGTCCAACGACACGCCGAATCCAGTCACGCCCGAACTGCCCGACAGCCCTGTCCACACGACCGGAACCGACCACATCACCATCTGGGGAAGCAACGAGGCCGAGACGATCGAGTTCTATCGTGACCTCCTCGGAATGCCGCTGGTCTTGCGCCAGCCCAACCTCGACGACCCCTCGCAGACGCATCTGTTCTTCGACACGGGCGACGGGCGCATCCTCACCTTCTTCGTGAGCGACGACCGCCCCTCCGCTCGCGGCCAGCGACCCGGCGTCGGCGCCGTCCACCACCTCTGTTTCAGCGTCGATCCCGACGAGTACGAAGACACCATGCAGGCGCTCGAGGACGCCGGCCACGGTTACAACGTCTTCGACCGTGGCATCTTCCACTCGATCTACACCCGCGACAACAACGGGCTGGTCATCGAACTCTCGACGGACAAGTACGAGATTCCCGACGACCGCCGCGGCGAGATCCTCGCGAAAGCCCAGGAACTCCGCGAGGACGACGGGGCCGACTACGCCAAAGACGAACACCTCCGCGGTGCCATCGAGGCGCTCGGCCTCGAGGTCGTCGAACACGACCTGCCCGAGGCGAGTGCTGGCGTCGGTGGTGTCGAATGA
- a CDS encoding aminopeptidase: MDPRIREHAEIIANHSVDLQEGDNVIIDAHPVAEDLVVALHEVLGEIGANPLTTSQRTGTRQRRAYLRAGDDEYETPAHELALIEETDVYIAIRASDNVTQTSDVDPETSAAYQQAHQPILEERLSTRWCLTQFPAPANAQLAEMSTEGYEEFVWDAVNKDWDEQRAHQANMVELMDPADEIRIKSGDTTDVTMSIDGNPTRNDYGEHNLPGGEVFTAPVPDSVEGEVLFDMPLYHQGREITDVYLEFEGGEVVSHSAAKNEDLLTEVLNTDDGARRLGELGIGMNRDIDQFTYNMLFDEKMGDTVHMAIGRAYDDTVGEGNEQNESAVHVDMIVDMSDDSLIEVDGEVVQRDGTFVFEDGFEQ; encoded by the coding sequence ATGGACCCACGTATCCGCGAACACGCCGAGATCATCGCGAACCACTCGGTCGACCTGCAGGAAGGGGATAACGTCATTATCGACGCCCATCCGGTCGCCGAAGACCTCGTCGTTGCCCTCCACGAGGTACTCGGCGAGATCGGCGCGAATCCGCTGACGACGAGCCAGCGGACGGGCACGCGCCAGCGGCGGGCGTACCTCCGCGCCGGCGACGACGAGTACGAAACGCCCGCGCACGAACTCGCGCTCATCGAGGAGACGGACGTTTACATCGCGATCCGGGCGAGCGACAACGTCACCCAGACCAGCGACGTCGATCCGGAGACCAGCGCGGCCTACCAGCAGGCCCACCAGCCGATCCTCGAGGAACGGCTCTCGACGCGCTGGTGTCTCACGCAGTTCCCAGCACCAGCGAACGCCCAGCTCGCCGAGATGTCGACGGAAGGCTACGAGGAGTTCGTCTGGGACGCTGTCAACAAAGACTGGGACGAACAGCGCGCCCACCAGGCGAACATGGTCGAACTCATGGACCCCGCCGACGAGATTCGGATCAAAAGCGGCGACACGACCGACGTGACGATGTCAATCGACGGCAATCCGACGCGAAACGACTACGGCGAGCACAACCTCCCCGGCGGCGAAGTCTTCACCGCGCCCGTCCCCGACAGCGTCGAGGGCGAGGTGCTGTTCGACATGCCGCTCTATCATCAGGGTCGAGAGATTACGGACGTCTACCTCGAGTTCGAGGGCGGCGAGGTCGTTTCCCACTCCGCGGCGAAAAACGAAGACCTGCTGACGGAGGTTCTCAATACGGACGACGGCGCGCGCCGACTCGGCGAACTCGGCATCGGGATGAACCGCGATATCGACCAGTTCACCTACAACATGCTGTTCGACGAGAAGATGGGCGACACCGTCCACATGGCCATCGGCCGCGCGTACGACGACACCGTCGGCGAGGGCAACGAGCAGAACGAAAGCGCCGTCCACGTCGACATGATCGTCGATATGAGCGACGACTCGCTGATCGAGGTAGACGGCGAGGTCGTCCAGCGCGACGGGACGTTCGTCTTCGAGGACGGCTTCGAGCAGTAA
- a CDS encoding ATP-dependent DNA helicase — MSETAGYMRFFPYDQPYENQREAMDRIHNALTRGQDILFEGACGTGKTLSSLVPALEVAREQDKTVVITTNVHQQMRQFVAEARAITREERIRAIVFKGKSSMCHIDVGYEECQALRDNTRAVVDTERDKRQLERRQRELLAESQDGDSGAADARSTVMDELESLEERLDDLEEQNVCDYYRNNLTEDTDDFFGWLFEDVRTPDEIYEFADSQQLCGYELLKEGIEGVDLVVCNYHHLLDSTIRKQFFRWLGRDPEDVIVVFDEAHNVEDAAREHATRTCSERTFDSALDELAESDDPRAEDAGNVLSAFHRALVETYEGSFGFGDREAVGESWTDVSIANDDRRDDLTLEFLQRYSGRGIDDDLDAAMELGKELDEQYEEAYREGETATRTECQILQAAAFVSAWLDEGTAEGLYPVVAVTRDAGTDEVYGRAELYSCLPRQVTGRLFDEVSSTVLMSATLQPFDVTENVLGLEDPVTMAYGLQFPEDRRRTYAVETPPLFASDRDDPAVQETVAETIHDAVRMTPGNTLAFFPNYGEAERYADRLERRSSKTVYLDEPGESVEELRQRFVADDGAVLCTSLWGTLAEGVSFDGDDATTVLVVGVPYPHLDDRAEAVQEAYDAAFEGTETGWRYAVEIPTVRKTRQALGRVIRSPEDVGVRALLDRRYSRSAKSELGRYSVNSTFPHEEREELLDIDPEKLKFAMLNFYGDYDAYDGDPPAP; from the coding sequence GTGTCCGAGACTGCCGGGTACATGCGCTTTTTCCCGTACGACCAGCCGTACGAGAATCAGCGCGAGGCGATGGATCGCATCCACAACGCGTTGACGCGCGGGCAAGACATCCTCTTCGAGGGGGCCTGCGGGACCGGCAAGACGCTCTCGTCGCTCGTGCCGGCACTCGAGGTCGCCCGCGAGCAGGACAAGACGGTCGTCATTACGACGAACGTCCACCAGCAGATGCGCCAGTTCGTCGCCGAGGCTCGCGCGATCACCCGCGAGGAACGGATTCGGGCGATCGTGTTCAAAGGCAAGTCGTCGATGTGTCACATCGACGTCGGCTACGAGGAGTGTCAGGCCCTGCGGGACAACACCCGCGCGGTCGTCGACACCGAACGTGACAAACGCCAACTCGAGCGCCGCCAGCGCGAACTCCTCGCAGAGAGTCAAGACGGCGACAGCGGCGCGGCCGACGCCCGCAGCACCGTCATGGACGAACTCGAGTCACTCGAGGAGCGACTCGACGATCTCGAGGAGCAAAACGTCTGTGACTACTATCGGAACAACCTGACCGAAGACACGGACGACTTCTTCGGCTGGCTGTTCGAGGACGTCCGCACGCCCGACGAGATCTACGAGTTCGCCGACAGCCAGCAGTTGTGTGGCTACGAACTCTTAAAAGAGGGGATCGAGGGCGTCGATCTCGTTGTCTGTAACTACCATCACCTGCTCGATTCGACCATCCGAAAGCAGTTCTTCCGCTGGCTCGGTCGCGACCCCGAGGACGTCATCGTCGTCTTCGACGAGGCCCACAACGTCGAAGACGCCGCCCGCGAGCACGCCACCCGAACCTGCTCGGAGCGCACGTTCGACTCGGCGCTAGACGAACTCGCCGAATCTGACGACCCGCGCGCCGAAGACGCCGGCAACGTCCTCTCGGCGTTTCACCGCGCGCTGGTCGAGACTTACGAGGGCTCTTTCGGCTTCGGCGATCGTGAGGCGGTCGGCGAGAGCTGGACCGACGTCTCCATCGCTAACGACGATCGGCGCGACGACCTGACGCTCGAGTTCCTGCAGCGGTACTCCGGTCGGGGGATCGACGACGACTTAGACGCCGCGATGGAACTCGGGAAGGAACTCGACGAGCAGTACGAGGAAGCATATCGAGAGGGCGAAACGGCGACCCGAACGGAGTGTCAGATCCTCCAAGCCGCGGCGTTCGTCAGCGCGTGGCTCGACGAGGGAACGGCCGAGGGACTGTACCCGGTCGTCGCCGTCACCCGCGACGCCGGCACCGACGAGGTCTACGGCCGCGCGGAGCTGTACTCCTGTCTGCCGCGACAGGTGACCGGCCGGCTGTTCGACGAGGTCTCGAGCACCGTCCTGATGAGCGCAACCCTCCAGCCGTTCGACGTCACCGAGAACGTGTTAGGTCTCGAGGATCCGGTCACGATGGCCTACGGGTTGCAGTTCCCCGAAGACAGGCGGCGGACGTACGCCGTCGAGACACCGCCGCTGTTCGCCTCGGATCGGGACGACCCAGCCGTTCAGGAGACAGTCGCCGAGACGATCCACGACGCCGTGCGAATGACGCCCGGCAACACGCTGGCGTTCTTCCCCAACTACGGCGAAGCCGAGCGCTACGCCGACCGCCTCGAGCGCCGCTCGTCGAAGACGGTGTATCTGGACGAACCGGGTGAGTCGGTCGAGGAGTTGCGCCAGCGGTTCGTCGCGGACGACGGAGCAGTGTTGTGTACCTCACTGTGGGGCACCCTCGCGGAGGGCGTGAGCTTCGACGGCGACGACGCGACGACGGTGCTGGTGGTCGGCGTCCCCTATCCCCATCTCGACGATCGAGCCGAGGCGGTCCAAGAGGCCTACGACGCAGCGTTCGAGGGAACCGAAACTGGCTGGCGCTATGCCGTCGAGATTCCGACGGTTCGCAAGACGAGACAGGCGCTTGGCCGGGTTATCCGCTCACCGGAAGACGTCGGCGTTCGCGCCCTGCTCGACAGGCGCTACTCGCGGTCGGCCAAATCCGAGCTCGGAAGATACAGCGTCAACAGCACGTTCCCACACGAGGAACGCGAGGAACTGCTCGATATCGATCCCGAGAAGCTGAAGTTCGCGATGCTGAATTTCTACGGCGACTACGACGCCTACGACGGCGATCCGCCAGCCCCGTAG
- a CDS encoding metallophosphoesterase, which yields MIAIFSDTHSRRGHELEGEALATAREADVVIHAGDFTSPAALEAFRDECERFYAVHGNADSAPIRDRLPTETVVEADGIRVAVTHRRDGGEMGLAMFGRSNAADVVVSGHTHRPTVVETEDCLLLNPGSHADPRGNRPGFAVLEERSDEHAAGKTRLAGEIRQPDGTLVESFEYTVPAGTNTAE from the coding sequence ATGATCGCGATCTTCTCCGATACGCACAGCCGCCGTGGACACGAACTCGAGGGTGAGGCGCTGGCCACAGCTCGCGAGGCCGATGTCGTCATCCACGCGGGCGACTTCACGAGTCCGGCCGCCCTCGAGGCCTTTCGGGACGAGTGCGAGCGGTTCTACGCCGTCCACGGGAACGCTGACAGCGCACCTATCCGGGACCGGCTGCCGACGGAGACCGTCGTCGAGGCCGATGGAATCCGCGTTGCGGTGACACACCGTCGCGACGGCGGCGAGATGGGACTGGCCATGTTCGGGCGCTCGAACGCTGCCGACGTTGTCGTCTCGGGCCACACCCACCGACCGACGGTCGTCGAGACCGAGGACTGTCTCCTGTTGAACCCCGGCAGCCACGCCGACCCACGCGGGAATCGACCGGGGTTCGCCGTTCTCGAGGAGCGATCCGACGAGCACGCAGCCGGGAAGACGCGGCTCGCAGGCGAGATTCGCCAACCGGACGGCACACTCGTGGAGTCGTTCGAGTACACGGTACCGGCAGGAACGAACACGGCGGAGTGA